One region of Terricaulis silvestris genomic DNA includes:
- a CDS encoding DUF1285 domain-containing protein, whose amino-acid sequence MLAVLKAHAGTRDKGPPPVDKWNPIHCGDIGMEIMADGTWKHEGTRITREPLVRLFASILRKDEDGQTYLVTPVEKIVVKVHDAPFTAIRADRVGEGKDQQIIFTTNVGDVITAGPTNPIRVERNGEEPRPYVLVRGRLEARILRAPFYELVEWSEARDGVLAVLSGNASWSLGSA is encoded by the coding sequence ATGTTAGCCGTCCTCAAGGCTCATGCCGGAACCCGCGACAAAGGACCTCCACCCGTCGACAAATGGAACCCCATCCATTGCGGCGACATCGGCATGGAGATCATGGCCGACGGCACATGGAAGCACGAAGGCACGCGCATCACCCGCGAACCGCTGGTGCGCCTCTTCGCCTCGATCCTCCGCAAAGACGAAGACGGCCAAACCTATCTCGTCACGCCCGTCGAAAAGATCGTGGTGAAAGTCCACGACGCGCCCTTCACCGCCATCCGCGCCGACCGCGTAGGCGAAGGCAAAGACCAACAGATCATCTTCACCACCAACGTCGGCGACGTGATCACAGCAGGACCAACCAACCCCATCCGAGTGGAGCGCAATGGCGAAGAACCTCGCCCGTATGTGTTGGTGCGCGGGCGGTTGGAGGCGCGCATCCTGCGCGCGCCGTTTTATGAATTGGTAGAGTGGAGCGAAGCGCGAGACGGCGTTCTCGCGGTCTTGAGCGGCAACGCGTCATGGAGCCTAGGTAGTGCCTAG
- a CDS encoding helix-turn-helix domain-containing protein, giving the protein MSGQDPALLRRLLRAKDRMDAASHEDWPVERLASVSGVSEAHFARSFKDAFGVPPHRYLLTRRIERAKALLRDTDQPIIDIMMETGWQSLGTFGRVFRDITGESPTELRAREQASAHALAHVPHCFVSAAHRPNLKSAVSEKRRQEAADKKDPDSN; this is encoded by the coding sequence GTGAGCGGCCAAGACCCCGCACTCCTCCGCCGTCTCCTGCGCGCCAAAGATCGCATGGACGCGGCCTCGCACGAGGATTGGCCGGTCGAGCGCCTGGCCTCCGTCAGCGGCGTCTCCGAAGCGCACTTCGCGCGCTCGTTCAAAGACGCCTTCGGCGTGCCGCCGCACCGCTACCTGCTCACCCGCCGCATCGAACGCGCCAAGGCGCTGCTCCGCGACACCGATCAGCCCATCATCGACATCATGATGGAAACCGGCTGGCAAAGCCTCGGCACCTTTGGCCGCGTGTTCCGTGACATCACCGGCGAGAGCCCCACCGAACTCCGCGCCCGCGAGCAGGCCAGCGCCCACGCGCTCGCCCATGTTCCGCACTGCTTCGTCAGCGCCGCCCACCGTCCCAACTTGAAGTCCGCAGTTTCGGAGAAGCGCCGCCAGGAGGCCGCCGATAAGAAGGATCCAGACAGCAACTGA
- a CDS encoding DUF4159 domain-containing protein: MSFGPFLFAAPGALFALLALPLLFFIMRATPPAPAREQFPPVRLLEGLRTEEQSRERAPLWLVLFRMLAAALLILAFARPSLAPSAAESAQGGRTLIVIDDGWTSAPFWSDVRTAAIAAVTQAERARAPVFMLLTAPNTPARDPGEALTAADAKARIGRLEPQPWRPDRANAAQRLAQTRGNFDRIVWISDGLNDAGAEALAAELQRRGRVVARLPALTARALVSGSVTPQGVVAEVRRATNGSAVGAIAAETAEGRSLGAAEFSFSGDALTTSARIELPPEIAARAARVRIVGEQGAGAVRLLPAGAGRPFVGLVDPGGAGQPLLSELFYADRALQPYASLQRGSITQLIDARAQALILPDASRIAPTDRAALERWLDAGGLLVRFAGPRLANDADEFVPVRLRPGSRTLGSALAWETPLAVATFPADSPYAGIAPPADVNVRRQVLAEPASLQEARVWATLTDNSPLVTAQAHGRGLIVLFHISAGPEWSDVPLSGLFVEMLRRTLAFAARADGAGEREITGGPYVATRVLDGYGSLSPAPQDSAPIAPEAFATAFASPATPPGLYERAGVSAAIDAARAAETLEPLVLPSGIEREGLNAAIQRPLAGWLFGLAALLLAADLLIALFLLGRLPRFARAMAAGLALLVVFGGDAHAQNMDDPTQTLRLAYVQTGDARLDRASEAGLQALSDILTTRTSVEPGRPVGIDLARDNLAAYPFLYWPAPSSPRRMSDAALANVDRYLAVGGLLLVDTRDAGASGGRPAAQMLSGVDVPPLELVGTEHVLTRAFYLMRSFPGRSQSTQLWAESAAAASSRDGVASLFVGNGDWAAAWSGQASISDRQRELSLRFGVNLVMVALTGNYKADQVHVPALLERMGEERR; the protein is encoded by the coding sequence TTGAGCTTTGGGCCGTTCCTGTTTGCGGCGCCGGGTGCGTTGTTTGCGCTGCTGGCGTTGCCGCTGCTCTTCTTCATCATGCGCGCGACGCCGCCGGCGCCGGCGCGCGAGCAGTTTCCGCCGGTGCGTTTGCTTGAAGGCTTGCGCACCGAGGAGCAGAGCCGCGAACGCGCGCCGTTGTGGCTGGTCTTGTTCCGGATGCTGGCGGCGGCGCTGCTGATCCTGGCGTTCGCACGGCCAAGCTTGGCGCCGAGTGCCGCGGAAAGCGCGCAAGGCGGGCGCACGCTGATCGTGATCGACGATGGCTGGACCTCGGCGCCGTTCTGGAGCGACGTGCGCACGGCGGCGATCGCGGCGGTGACGCAAGCAGAGCGAGCGCGCGCGCCGGTTTTCATGCTGCTGACGGCGCCGAATACGCCGGCGCGCGATCCCGGTGAGGCGCTGACGGCGGCGGATGCGAAGGCGCGGATTGGACGATTGGAACCGCAACCGTGGCGGCCGGATCGCGCGAACGCGGCGCAACGCTTGGCGCAGACGCGCGGCAATTTCGATCGCATCGTTTGGATCAGCGATGGTTTGAACGACGCTGGCGCTGAGGCTCTGGCCGCTGAGTTGCAACGGCGCGGGCGGGTTGTCGCGCGGCTGCCGGCGTTGACGGCGCGGGCGCTGGTGTCGGGTTCGGTGACGCCGCAGGGCGTGGTGGCGGAGGTGCGCCGGGCGACCAATGGCTCTGCTGTCGGCGCGATTGCGGCTGAGACGGCGGAAGGTCGCTCGCTTGGCGCTGCGGAGTTTAGCTTTAGTGGCGACGCGCTGACGACGTCGGCGCGGATTGAGCTGCCGCCGGAGATCGCGGCGCGGGCGGCGCGGGTGCGAATTGTTGGCGAGCAAGGCGCGGGCGCGGTGCGGTTGTTACCGGCGGGCGCGGGACGGCCGTTCGTTGGCTTGGTCGATCCGGGTGGCGCGGGGCAGCCGCTGCTGTCGGAATTGTTCTACGCCGATCGCGCGCTGCAGCCGTATGCGAGCTTGCAGCGCGGTTCGATCACGCAACTGATTGACGCGCGGGCGCAGGCGCTGATCTTGCCCGATGCGAGCCGGATTGCGCCAACGGATCGCGCGGCGCTGGAGCGCTGGCTCGATGCTGGCGGCTTGCTGGTGCGGTTCGCGGGACCGCGGCTGGCGAATGATGCGGACGAGTTTGTGCCGGTGCGGTTGCGGCCAGGTTCGCGGACGTTGGGAAGCGCGCTCGCCTGGGAGACGCCGTTGGCAGTCGCGACGTTTCCAGCTGACTCACCATACGCAGGCATTGCGCCGCCGGCGGATGTGAATGTACGGCGGCAAGTGTTGGCGGAGCCGGCCTCGCTGCAGGAAGCGCGGGTGTGGGCGACGTTGACGGACAACTCGCCGCTGGTGACGGCGCAGGCGCACGGGCGCGGGCTGATTGTACTGTTTCATATTAGCGCTGGGCCGGAATGGTCCGATGTGCCGCTCTCGGGTTTGTTCGTGGAGATGTTGCGGCGGACGTTGGCGTTCGCGGCGCGTGCGGACGGCGCGGGTGAGCGCGAGATCACCGGCGGGCCGTACGTGGCGACGCGCGTGCTCGATGGCTACGGGTCGCTTTCGCCGGCGCCGCAAGATTCGGCGCCGATTGCGCCGGAGGCGTTTGCGACGGCGTTTGCTTCGCCGGCGACGCCGCCGGGTCTGTACGAGCGCGCCGGTGTGAGTGCGGCGATCGATGCGGCGCGAGCCGCGGAGACGCTAGAGCCGTTGGTGCTGCCGAGTGGGATCGAGCGCGAGGGTTTGAACGCGGCGATTCAGCGGCCGTTGGCGGGATGGCTGTTTGGGTTGGCGGCGTTGTTGCTGGCGGCGGATTTACTGATTGCGCTGTTCTTGCTGGGGCGCCTGCCGCGGTTTGCGCGGGCGATGGCGGCGGGGTTGGCGTTACTCGTCGTGTTTGGCGGCGATGCGCACGCGCAGAACATGGATGATCCGACGCAGACGTTGCGCTTGGCCTATGTGCAGACGGGCGATGCGCGGTTGGACCGTGCGTCGGAAGCTGGGCTGCAGGCGCTTTCGGATATTTTGACGACACGGACATCCGTTGAGCCGGGGCGCCCTGTCGGCATCGATCTCGCACGAGACAATCTGGCGGCGTATCCGTTCTTGTACTGGCCGGCGCCCTCTTCGCCGCGACGCATGTCCGATGCGGCGTTGGCGAATGTGGATCGCTACCTCGCGGTTGGCGGCTTGCTCTTAGTCGACACGCGCGACGCTGGCGCGAGCGGCGGGCGGCCTGCGGCGCAGATGTTGTCTGGCGTGGATGTGCCGCCGCTGGAGTTGGTTGGAACCGAGCACGTGCTGACTCGCGCGTTTTATTTGATGCGCTCGTTTCCCGGTCGCTCGCAATCAACACAGCTCTGGGCGGAAAGCGCCGCGGCGGCGTCTTCGCGCGATGGCGTTGCGTCGCTCTTCGTCGGCAATGGTGATTGGGCGGCGGCTTGGTCTGGTCAGGCGAGCATCAGCGACCGGCAGCGTGAGCTATCGCTGCGGTTCGGCGTCAATCTGGTGATGGTGGCGCTGACAGGGAACTACAAAGCCGACCAAGTGCACGTGCCCGCGCTGCTCGAACGCATGGGCGAAGAGCGGCGATGA
- a CDS encoding VOC family protein, giving the protein MAGIGIIGLYVHDQSEALDFYTNKLGFQVHADHTNGNYRWLTVKHPAQPSFELGLFLPQEPVLDAATAQTMREMVAKGAMPPLVLTVDDCRASYESMRAKGVEFTQEPIARYGGVDANFRDPSGNAWKMVEGK; this is encoded by the coding sequence ATGGCAGGCATCGGCATCATCGGGCTCTACGTCCACGATCAGAGCGAGGCGCTCGACTTCTACACCAACAAGCTGGGCTTCCAGGTCCACGCCGATCACACCAACGGCAACTACCGTTGGCTCACCGTGAAGCACCCGGCCCAACCATCGTTCGAGCTCGGCCTGTTCCTGCCGCAAGAACCGGTGCTCGACGCCGCCACCGCGCAAACCATGCGCGAAATGGTGGCCAAAGGCGCCATGCCGCCGCTGGTGCTCACCGTCGACGATTGCCGCGCCAGCTACGAATCCATGCGCGCGAAAGGCGTGGAGTTCACGCAAGAACCGATCGCACGCTACGGCGGCGTCGACGCCAACTTCCGCGATCCTTCTGGCAACGCCTGGAAGATGGTGGAAGGAAAGTGA
- a CDS encoding DUF1801 domain-containing protein produces the protein MAKKAAKKTAKKAKAAPKKTARPKLLSGGNPQIAKGYGDAPVQAYIAAVPDWRRDVVKRLDTLITKAIPRVRKAVKWNSPFYGVSDNVWFVSFHVFAKYVKVTFFRGAALKPPPEGKSKYPQVRYYDIREGELDEKQFTSWVKQASKLPGEKM, from the coding sequence GTGGCGAAGAAAGCAGCAAAGAAAACCGCGAAGAAGGCGAAGGCTGCGCCGAAGAAGACGGCGCGGCCCAAGCTCCTCTCCGGCGGCAACCCGCAGATCGCCAAGGGCTATGGCGACGCGCCGGTGCAGGCCTACATCGCCGCCGTGCCGGATTGGAGACGAGATGTCGTCAAGCGTCTCGACACGCTCATCACCAAGGCCATCCCGCGCGTGCGCAAAGCCGTAAAATGGAATTCGCCGTTCTACGGCGTCTCGGACAACGTCTGGTTCGTCAGTTTTCACGTCTTTGCGAAATACGTGAAGGTCACTTTCTTCCGCGGCGCCGCGCTCAAGCCGCCACCAGAAGGCAAGTCGAAGTACCCGCAGGTGCGCTATTACGATATCCGCGAAGGCGAACTCGACGAGAAGCAATTCACGTCATGGGTCAAACAAGCCAGCAAACTGCCTGGCGAAAAAATGTGA
- a CDS encoding MFS transporter produces MSAYPRGLPALRVPSLGIFRHRQFAQFWVARWCATLAIQIQATAMGWQVYDAAREHGQSVAEAAFVLGLVGLAQFLPLLVLSLFGGQAADRYNRRLILTACILAKAVILLGLTSVANMGPDIVIPAVFAAAVTAGIINAFLPPAASALLPMLLPRDELPQGIAWSSLAFQSALIVGPAIGGLLYGLGAPVPYATAFVLLVIGAALLFLLRPPAQEPVKDARTIGMIMEGLRYVWGNKIVLGAISLDLVVVLLAGAVALLPVFARDILHAGPSELGILRSAMGVGAASVALFLAMKPLRQRVGAWMFGSTVVFGLATIVFGLSQNLWLTAGALAIAGGVDMISVYVRSSLIQLATPDAMRGRVSAVSFVFISASNEFGDFEAGLMARIFGPVLAVTIGGVGAVAASLGWIKLFPDLAKADGFEPSTLPPQAQNAVNLAREVEKS; encoded by the coding sequence TTGAGCGCATACCCGCGCGGCTTGCCAGCTCTGCGCGTCCCCTCCCTCGGCATCTTTCGTCATCGCCAGTTCGCCCAATTCTGGGTGGCGCGGTGGTGCGCGACGCTGGCGATCCAGATTCAAGCCACCGCGATGGGATGGCAGGTCTATGACGCGGCGCGCGAACATGGGCAAAGCGTTGCGGAAGCGGCGTTCGTGCTGGGCTTGGTCGGTCTTGCGCAGTTTCTGCCGCTGCTGGTGCTGTCGTTGTTCGGCGGGCAAGCGGCGGATCGGTACAACCGGCGGCTCATTCTCACTGCCTGCATTCTCGCAAAGGCCGTGATCCTGCTTGGCCTAACCAGCGTCGCGAACATGGGACCGGACATTGTGATCCCCGCCGTGTTCGCAGCGGCGGTCACGGCTGGCATCATCAACGCGTTCTTGCCGCCAGCTGCCAGCGCGCTGCTGCCGATGTTGTTGCCGCGCGATGAGTTGCCTCAAGGCATTGCTTGGAGCTCGCTCGCATTTCAGTCCGCTTTGATCGTAGGGCCGGCGATTGGCGGGCTGCTGTATGGGCTCGGCGCGCCTGTGCCCTATGCCACCGCGTTCGTATTGCTGGTCATTGGCGCGGCTCTCCTCTTCTTGCTGCGGCCACCGGCGCAAGAGCCGGTGAAAGACGCGCGCACGATTGGGATGATCATGGAGGGGCTCCGCTATGTGTGGGGCAACAAGATCGTGCTCGGCGCGATTTCCCTCGATCTCGTTGTGGTGCTGCTCGCAGGCGCGGTGGCGCTGCTGCCGGTGTTCGCGCGCGACATCCTCCACGCGGGGCCGAGCGAGCTTGGGATTCTACGCTCCGCGATGGGCGTGGGCGCCGCATCAGTTGCGTTGTTTCTTGCGATGAAACCGCTGCGGCAGCGCGTCGGCGCCTGGATGTTTGGATCAACCGTCGTGTTCGGACTGGCGACGATTGTGTTTGGGCTGTCACAGAATTTGTGGCTGACGGCTGGCGCGCTCGCGATCGCCGGCGGCGTGGACATGATCTCCGTTTACGTACGATCGAGCTTAATCCAGCTTGCGACGCCCGATGCGATGCGCGGGCGGGTTTCTGCGGTGAGCTTCGTCTTTATCTCCGCGTCGAATGAGTTCGGCGATTTCGAAGCGGGCTTGATGGCGCGGATATTTGGGCCGGTGCTGGCGGTGACGATCGGCGGCGTGGGCGCGGTCGCAGCCTCACTCGGCTGGATCAAATTGTTTCCAGACTTGGCGAAGGCGGACGGGTTTGAGCCTTCCACGCTTCCACCGCAGGCGCAAAACGCGGTAAACCTCGCACGAGAAGTGGAGAAAAGCTGA
- a CDS encoding META domain-containing protein, translated as MRALAACLLALMLTACAQTSDSAPNAPASYLAGTSWRRVDDTNANPHGATMAFSTDRASGYTGCNNWFASVTHDGEALRFGNVGTTRRACDGAGVQIDTERSFLAVIQATRYAHYDQDALVLLDENQQVIAEFNVE; from the coding sequence ATGCGCGCACTTGCCGCTTGCCTGCTCGCTTTGATGCTCACCGCTTGCGCGCAAACGTCTGATTCCGCGCCGAATGCGCCGGCGAGCTATCTCGCTGGCACGAGTTGGCGGCGCGTCGATGACACCAATGCCAACCCGCACGGCGCGACGATGGCGTTCAGCACGGACCGTGCGTCGGGATACACTGGCTGCAACAATTGGTTTGCGTCCGTGACTCATGACGGCGAAGCGCTGCGCTTCGGCAACGTTGGCACGACCCGTCGCGCATGTGACGGAGCGGGCGTCCAGATCGATACCGAGCGTAGCTTTCTCGCGGTGATCCAAGCGACGCGATATGCGCACTACGATCAAGACGCGCTGGTGCTGTTGGACGAGAACCAACAGGTGATCGCTGAGTTTAACGTCGAATAG
- a CDS encoding GNAT family N-acetyltransferase — translation MAHTFATEKPEHAVAIERVLDRAFGPGRHAKTSERVRERGAVWEPALSRVALNDAGEVIGVCRIYRVEAGAPLFFLGPLAVDPTAQQAGLGLALVRECITACRAAGGLGIILIGAERFFRPAGFTIVPKDRVALPGPVDGARVLWLELRPGGLDKAQGALTAPH, via the coding sequence ATGGCTCACACCTTCGCCACCGAAAAACCGGAACACGCCGTCGCCATCGAGCGCGTGCTCGATCGCGCCTTCGGTCCCGGCCGTCACGCCAAGACCAGCGAACGCGTGCGCGAACGCGGCGCGGTGTGGGAGCCCGCGCTTTCTCGCGTGGCGCTCAACGACGCCGGCGAAGTGATCGGCGTCTGCCGCATCTACCGCGTCGAAGCCGGCGCGCCGCTCTTCTTCCTCGGACCTCTTGCAGTCGATCCCACCGCACAGCAAGCAGGGCTAGGCCTCGCGCTCGTGCGCGAATGCATCACGGCCTGTCGCGCGGCTGGCGGCCTCGGCATCATCCTCATCGGCGCCGAACGCTTCTTTCGTCCCGCCGGCTTCACCATCGTGCCGAAAGATCGCGTCGCGCTGCCGGGACCAGTGGATGGCGCGCGTGTTCTCTGGCTCGAGCTGCGTCCCGGCGGTTTGGACAAAGCACAAGGCGCATTGACTGCGCCGCACTGA
- a CDS encoding SDR family NAD(P)-dependent oxidoreductase: MGVLDGKVVIVTGGGNGIGRECALLAGREGASVLVNDLGGGLKGEDAGSSGPAEDVAKLIRDAGGKAISNSDSVSEYDAVAAMCEQAKKAFGGLHAIINPAGILRDGMFHKMDPADWKAVIDVHLHGAFNVTRASIEHFREQQSGSYVLFTSTSGLIGNIGQANYAAAKLGVMGLSRIVAMEGLQKNVRSNIIAPFAWTRMIASIPVKDEASAARVERMKNGMRADQVAQLAVALCADGAKDTTGQIFAVRGNEVFLFNQPRPVRAMARLEGWTPESLIEQALPAMKASYTDVGASASVFPYDPV, translated from the coding sequence ATGGGCGTGCTCGACGGCAAGGTCGTGATTGTAACGGGCGGCGGCAACGGCATCGGCCGCGAGTGCGCGCTGTTGGCGGGCCGCGAAGGCGCGAGCGTGCTGGTGAACGATCTTGGCGGTGGGCTGAAGGGCGAAGATGCAGGCTCAAGCGGGCCGGCCGAGGATGTCGCCAAGCTCATTCGTGACGCGGGTGGCAAGGCGATCTCGAACAGCGATAGCGTGAGCGAGTACGACGCGGTCGCGGCGATGTGCGAGCAGGCGAAGAAGGCATTCGGCGGGCTGCACGCGATCATCAATCCAGCCGGCATATTGCGCGACGGCATGTTTCACAAAATGGATCCGGCTGACTGGAAGGCAGTGATCGATGTGCACCTGCATGGCGCGTTTAACGTGACGCGCGCGTCGATCGAGCATTTCCGTGAGCAGCAGAGCGGTTCGTACGTGCTGTTCACGTCCACATCCGGACTGATCGGCAATATCGGGCAAGCGAACTACGCGGCTGCGAAGTTGGGCGTGATGGGACTGTCGCGCATTGTGGCGATGGAAGGACTGCAGAAGAATGTGCGATCCAACATTATTGCGCCGTTCGCGTGGACGCGGATGATTGCCTCGATCCCGGTGAAGGATGAGGCGAGCGCTGCGCGTGTCGAGCGGATGAAGAACGGCATGCGGGCCGATCAGGTGGCGCAATTGGCTGTCGCGCTGTGCGCGGATGGCGCGAAGGACACAACGGGACAGATCTTCGCGGTGCGCGGCAACGAAGTGTTCCTGTTCAACCAGCCGCGGCCAGTGCGGGCGATGGCGCGGCTTGAGGGCTGGACGCCAGAGAGCCTGATCGAGCAAGCGCTGCCGGCGATGAAGGCGAGCTACACTGACGTCGGCGCGTCGGCTTCGGTGTTTCCATACGATCCGGTTTGA
- a CDS encoding DUF58 domain-containing protein — translation MSDAARLDALALAGDLPGVLLDAKRLAASAPGVHGRRRSGQGEAFWQYRDHRAEDGARLVDWRRSARGDRYFVREREREASQTAWFWLDPERGFNWTSDPARTTKLRRAQTIALALATLLQRGGERIGAMGVAPRTGPRAVDRLAHDFLVPVKEAEPPPRSCIIFLSDFYAPVEMWRDRLSACADVGAAGALVMVADPAEEDFPFRGRTLFLEPGGRRQTLLGRAEAAREVYAERLETHRRAIRALGAEFGFPALLHRTDHGASPALAMLIALVAERFA, via the coding sequence ATGTCTGACGCCGCGCGCCTCGACGCGCTTGCGCTCGCAGGCGATCTGCCGGGCGTGCTGCTCGATGCGAAGCGTCTGGCGGCGAGTGCGCCGGGCGTGCACGGGCGGCGACGCAGCGGGCAAGGCGAAGCGTTCTGGCAATATCGCGATCACCGCGCCGAGGACGGCGCGCGGCTGGTGGATTGGCGGCGCTCGGCGCGTGGTGATCGCTATTTCGTGCGCGAGCGCGAGCGCGAAGCGTCGCAGACGGCGTGGTTCTGGCTCGATCCGGAGCGCGGCTTCAACTGGACCAGCGATCCGGCGCGGACGACGAAGCTCCGCCGCGCGCAAACGATAGCGCTGGCGTTGGCGACATTGCTGCAGCGTGGCGGTGAGCGGATCGGGGCCATGGGTGTTGCGCCGCGCACCGGGCCGCGTGCGGTGGATCGGCTGGCGCATGACTTTCTCGTGCCGGTGAAGGAAGCGGAGCCGCCGCCGCGCAGCTGCATCATTTTTTTGTCGGACTTCTACGCGCCGGTTGAGATGTGGCGCGATCGGTTGTCGGCGTGCGCCGATGTCGGCGCGGCGGGCGCGCTGGTGATGGTGGCCGATCCGGCGGAGGAAGACTTTCCGTTTCGTGGGCGGACGCTGTTTCTGGAGCCGGGCGGGCGGCGCCAGACGTTGCTGGGCCGCGCGGAAGCGGCGCGTGAGGTGTACGCGGAGCGGCTGGAGACGCATCGGCGCGCGATCCGTGCGCTGGGCGCGGAGTTTGGCTTCCCTGCCCTGTTGCATCGCACCGACCATGGCGCATCGCCGGCGCTGGCGATGCTGATCGCGCTCGTCGCGGAGCGGTTCGCTTGA
- a CDS encoding META domain-containing protein, giving the protein MRVAILVAALAMLGACATAPDTAVELTGSEWALITDAQPSPTIDFTDQGASGFAGCNRWFSSIERTGDQLSFGDIGLTRMMCPAPQMTTERTYTDALNRTDHVRIEGNELVLSGSGADLLRFRRTN; this is encoded by the coding sequence ATGCGTGTTGCGATTTTAGTTGCGGCCTTGGCGATGCTTGGCGCATGCGCCACCGCGCCGGACACGGCAGTCGAGCTCACCGGCAGCGAATGGGCGTTAATCACGGATGCACAGCCCTCGCCCACGATCGATTTCACCGATCAAGGCGCTTCGGGCTTTGCGGGCTGCAATCGCTGGTTCTCATCGATTGAGCGCACTGGTGATCAGCTGAGCTTCGGCGATATCGGCCTCACCCGCATGATGTGTCCCGCGCCGCAGATGACGACAGAGCGCACCTACACCGACGCCCTCAATCGCACGGATCACGTGCGGATTGAGGGCAATGAGCTGGTCCTCTCCGGAAGCGGCGCCGATCTGCTGCGCTTCCGGCGGACGAACTAA
- a CDS encoding AAA family ATPase, whose product MDDRQAAAALVGEAEQAGETLARVRAEIGKAVFGQERVIELTLAAVLAGGHVLLVGAPGLAKTRLVEAMARVLGLDWARVQFTPDLMPADILGSEVLDQDDAGRRHFRFVKGPIFTQLLMADEINRASPRTQSALLQAMQEHHVTVAGAAYDVPRPFHVLATQNPIEHEGAYPLPEAQLDRFLLQVDVPYPDAEIERRILIETTGLEDQRPQTVLNGQALIRLQQLVRSMPVGEKVLAAILELVRSARPGSSHDPRVNQHVAWGPGPRAGQALMLAVRARALLRGRLAPAVDDVAALARPALVHRMQLSFGARAEGLDIDSLVDELAQRAA is encoded by the coding sequence ATGGATGACAGACAAGCTGCAGCGGCCCTCGTCGGCGAAGCCGAACAGGCCGGCGAGACTTTGGCGCGGGTGCGCGCGGAGATCGGCAAGGCCGTGTTCGGCCAGGAGCGGGTGATCGAGTTGACGCTGGCGGCGGTGCTGGCGGGCGGCCATGTGCTGCTGGTGGGCGCGCCGGGTTTGGCGAAGACGCGGTTGGTCGAAGCAATGGCGCGTGTGCTGGGGCTGGACTGGGCGCGCGTCCAGTTCACGCCGGACCTGATGCCGGCGGATATTCTGGGCTCTGAAGTTCTGGATCAGGACGACGCGGGGCGGCGCCACTTCCGGTTCGTGAAGGGGCCGATCTTCACGCAGTTGCTGATGGCAGACGAAATCAACCGCGCGTCGCCGCGGACGCAATCAGCATTGCTGCAGGCGATGCAGGAGCATCACGTGACGGTCGCGGGCGCGGCGTACGATGTGCCGCGGCCGTTCCATGTGTTGGCGACGCAAAACCCGATCGAACACGAAGGCGCGTATCCGTTGCCGGAAGCGCAATTGGATCGCTTCCTGCTGCAAGTCGATGTGCCCTACCCGGATGCGGAGATTGAGCGTCGGATTTTGATCGAGACGACTGGCTTGGAAGATCAGCGACCGCAGACGGTGTTGAACGGGCAGGCTTTGATCCGCTTGCAGCAATTGGTGCGCTCGATGCCGGTGGGCGAGAAGGTGCTGGCGGCGATTTTGGAATTGGTGCGGTCGGCGCGTCCGGGGTCGAGCCACGATCCGCGCGTGAATCAGCATGTGGCGTGGGGACCGGGACCGCGCGCGGGGCAAGCGTTGATGCTGGCGGTGCGGGCGCGGGCGTTGTTGCGCGGGCGCTTGGCGCCGGCGGTGGATGATGTGGCGGCGCTGGCGCGGCCGGCTTTGGTGCACCGCATGCAGCTGAGCTTCGGCGCACGCGCGGAAGGTTTAGATATCGACTCGCTGGTTGATGAGTTGGCGCAGAGGGCGGCTTGA
- a CDS encoding NUDIX hydrolase — MSLEQLLRAKLDPLDAVAHETARTRSDNDLNPDWDNHPETRPAAVLAPIIKRASGWTMLFTERAKETPAHPGQISFPGGRVQASDANAVDTALRETFEEIGLARSFIEPIGAWDRYDTITGYRVTPIVGLVEPGFDLALDPREVASVFEAPLDFLMNPANHEKREAQWQGRTRYYYAMPYDGHNIWGATAGMIRALYERLYV; from the coding sequence GTGAGCCTTGAGCAATTATTGCGAGCCAAACTCGATCCGCTCGACGCTGTCGCGCACGAAACCGCACGCACGCGCAGCGACAACGATCTGAACCCCGACTGGGACAATCATCCCGAAACGCGTCCCGCCGCGGTGCTCGCGCCGATCATCAAGCGCGCCAGCGGCTGGACCATGCTCTTCACCGAGCGCGCCAAGGAGACGCCCGCGCATCCGGGTCAAATCTCATTCCCCGGCGGCCGCGTGCAGGCGAGTGACGCCAACGCTGTCGACACCGCGCTGCGCGAAACCTTCGAAGAGATCGGTCTCGCGCGCTCGTTCATCGAGCCGATCGGCGCCTGGGATCGCTACGACACCATCACCGGCTATCGCGTCACGCCGATCGTCGGCCTAGTCGAGCCCGGCTTCGACTTGGCACTCGATCCGCGCGAAGTGGCGAGCGTGTTCGAAGCGCCGCTCGATTTCTTGATGAACCCCGCCAACCACGAAAAGCGCGAAGCCCAATGGCAAGGCCGCACGCGCTACTATTACGCCATGCCCTACGACGGCCATAACATCTGGGGCGCCACCGCCGGCATGATCCGCGCGCTTTATGAGAGACTGTATGTGTGA